From one Gossypium hirsutum isolate 1008001.06 chromosome D08, Gossypium_hirsutum_v2.1, whole genome shotgun sequence genomic stretch:
- the LOC107933780 gene encoding PRA1 family protein B3: MLPVSVSTLEPNADSKPLITAQTLLTRLSTSLRLAFSHCRPWTDFFDRTAFAKPASFSDATSRLRKNFSYFRANYLTILTAVLAFSLITHPFSLIILLSLIAAWLFLYALRPSELPLVIWGRTYSDIEKLAILVVLTVVVIFFTSVGSLLISGIMMGIAIVCAHGAFRMSEDLFLDEQEPFGLGLFSFVSAAASSAAANAAAPVIVSRV, translated from the coding sequence ATGCTCCCTGTCTCAGTCTCAACGTTGGAGCCCAACGCCGATTCTAAACCTCTTATCACAGCCCAGACTCTTCTCACGCGCCTCTCCACTTCTCTCCGCCTGGCTTTCTCTCACTGCCGTCCTTGGACCGACTTCTTCGACCGTACTGCCTTTGCTAAACCAGCCTCCTTCTCCGATGCCACCTCCCGGCTTCGCAAGAATTTCTCCTACTTCCGAGCCAACTACCTCACCATACTCACGGCTGTTCTCGCCTTCTCATTAATCACCCACCCTTTCTCTCTCATAATTCTGCTGTCACTCATAGCGGCTTGGCTTTTCCTCTACGCACTGCGCCCCTCGGAACTGCCGCTGGTCATATGGGGCCGAACATACTCGGATATAGAAAAGCTAGCGATATTAGTGGTATTAACGGTTGTGGTGATCTTTTTTACCAGCGTGGGATCCCTGTTGATATCCGGGATCATGATGGGGATAGCTATTGTTTGTGCGCACGGTGCGTTCAGGATGTCGGAGGATCTATTTCTTGATGAACAAGAGCCCTTTGGTTTGGGGTTGTTCTCGTTTGTAAGTGCGGCTGCCTCGTCTGCTGCTGCCAACGCCGCCGCCCCTGTTATTGTTTCGCGCGTCTGA